A single window of Mangifera indica cultivar Alphonso chromosome 18, CATAS_Mindica_2.1, whole genome shotgun sequence DNA harbors:
- the LOC123201629 gene encoding transcription factor RAX2-like → MGRAPCCDKANVKRGPWSPEEDAKLKEYIEKHGTGGNWIALPQKAGLKRCGKSCRLRWLNYLRPNIKHGDFSDDEDRIIYTLFFNIGSRWSIIAAHLPGRTDNDIKNYWNTKLKKKLMGMANHQSQRKLPHHQATFSSLLQKPSSPPPSPSPQLSSPSSTISYYTTQATTFTSLDQPHSFSNTLLSNNCCITTSSNILQVPQESNLLSSIQHFQVKDSASMFGNDQAAASCSSSDASKELEYDYSGSGNSNTVQMGFQDCFYNTNGSWSDEQKPNINGDWDETPLMDYGLEEIKQLIRTSSCNNSILFDENKTEEKAI, encoded by the exons ATGGGTAGAGCTCCTTGTTGTGACAAGGCGAATGTGAAGAGAGGACCATGGTCGCCTGAAGAAGATGCCAAGTTAAAGGAGTATATAGAGAAACATGGCACTGGAGGCAACTGGATTGCTCTCCCACAGAAAGCtg GTTTAAAGAGATGTGGGAAAAGTTGCAGGTTGAGATGGCTTAACTATCTCAGACCCAACATCAAGCATGGAGACTTCTCTGATGATGAAGATAGGATAATTTACACTCTCTTTTTTAACATTGGGAGCAG GTGGTCAATAATAGCAGCTCATTTGCCTGGCAGGACAGATAATGATATCAAGAACTACTGGAACACCAAACTGAAGAAGAAGCTCATGGGCATGGCTAATCATCAATCTCAAAGAAAATTGCCTCATCACCAAGCAACTTTCTCATCTCTTCTTCAGAAACCTTCATCACCACCTCCATCTCCATCACCTCAActatcatcaccatcatcaacaatatcatattaCACCACCCAAGCTACAACTTTCACCTCTCTAGATCAACCACATTCATTTTCCAACACTCTCTTGAGCAACAATTGTTGCATCACTACAAGCTCAAATATTCTCCAGGTTCCCCAAGAGAGCAATTTGTTGAGTTCTATTCAGCATTTTCAAGTGAAAGATAGTGCCTCAATGTTTGGAAACGATCAAGCAGCAGCCAGTTGCAGCTCCTCAGATGCTTCCAAAGAATTAGAGTATGATTACAGCGGAAGTGGAAACAGTAACACTGTTCAAATGGGTTTCCAGGATTGTTTTTATAACACAAATGGGAGTTGGAGTGATGAGCAAAAGCCAAATATTAATGGGGATTGGGATGAAACGCCATTAATGGACTATGGACTTGAGGAGATTAAGCAACTTATTAGAACAAGTAGTTGTAATAATAGcattttgtttgatgaaaacAAGACCGAGGAAAAAGCTATATGA